The proteins below are encoded in one region of Halichoerus grypus chromosome X, mHalGry1.hap1.1, whole genome shotgun sequence:
- the VEGFD gene encoding vascular endothelial growth factor D yields the protein MYRQWAMLNVFMMSYLQLVQGSSYEHGPVKRTSRSTLERSEQQIRAASGLEELLRITHFEDWKLWRCRLKLKSVTSTDSRSASHRATRFAATFYDIETLKVIDEEWQRTQCSPRETCVEVASELGRSTDTFFKPPCVNVYRCGGCCNEESLVCMNTSTSYVSKQLFEISVPLTSVPELVPVKVANHTGCKCLPTAPRHSYSIIRRSIQIPEEDHCSHSKKLCPIDMLWDGDKCKCVLQEENPLVGMEDHSHLQELALCGPHMKFDEDRCECVCKTLCPRDLIQHPENCSCMECRETLESCCQKHKIFHAETCSCEDRCPFHTRTCANGKPACAKHCRFLKKKAACGLHGQENP from the exons atgtaCAGACAATGGGCCATGCTGAATGTTTTCATGATGTCTTATCTGCAGTTGGTGCAGGGCTCCAGTTATGAACATGGACCAGTGAAG cggACATCTCGGTCAACATTAGAACGGTCCGAACAGCAGATTAGGGCAGCTTCTGGTTTAGAGGAACTGCTGCGAATCACACACTTCGAGGACTGGAAGCTGTGGAGATGCCGACTGAAGCTCAAAAGTGTGACCAGCACAGACTCTCGCTCAGCATCCCATCGGGCCACCAGGTTTGCGGCAACTTTCTATGACATTGAAACCCTAaaag TGATAGATGAGGAATGGCAGCGGACCCAGTGCAGCCCCCGAGAGACGTGCGTGGAGGTGGCCAGTGAGCTGGGGAGGAGCACCGACACCTTCTTCAAGCCGCCCTGTGTGAATGTGTACCGGTGCGGCGGCTGCTGCAATGAAGAGAGCCTCGTCTGTATGAACACCAGCACCTCGTACGTTTCCAAGCAG CTCTTTGAGATATCAGTGCCTTTGACTTCAGTACCTGAATTAGTGCCTGTTAAAGTTGCCAACCATACAGGTTGTAAGTGCTTGCCAACGGCTCCCCGCCACTCATACTCCATTATCAGAAGATCCAtccagatcccagaagaagatCA ctGTTCCCATTCTAAGAAACTCTGTCCTATTGACATGCTGTGGGATGGCGACAAATGTAAATGTGTTTTACAGGAGGAGAATCCACTTGTTGGAATGGAAG ACCACTCTCATCTCCAGGAACTGGCTCTCTGCGGGCCGCACATGAAGTTTGACGAAGATCGTTGTGAGTGTGTCTGTAAGACGCTGTGTCCCAGAGATCTCATCCAGCACCCAGAAAACTGCAGTTGTATGGAGTGCAGAGAGACCCTGGAGAGCTGCTGCCAGAAGCACAAGATATTTCACGCAGAAACCTGCAG CTGTGAGGACAGATGTCCCTTTCACACCAGAACATGTGCAAATGGAAAACCAGCATGTGCAAAGCATTGCCGCTTTCTAAAGAAGAAGGCTGCCTGTGGGCTCCACGGTCAAGAAAATCCTTGA